In bacterium, the genomic stretch GGCTTCAAGCACATGCGGCAGTGCGGATGTCCTGGAAGCACTCGGGGTGAATCTGAACCTGAACCCGGATCAGATCGCGACATGCATAGACCAGGCGGGAATAGGATTTATGTTCGCGCCTTTTATGCACCCATCCATGAAACATGCCGCCGGACCGCGCAAAGAGATCGGTATAAGGACGGTCTTTAACATGCTCGGACCTATGACCAACCCAGCAAACGCGAAATGGCAGGTGATCGGAGTATTCGCGCCTGATATCACTGAGACTATGGCGAAGGTGCTCAATGCTCTGGGGACAGAGCGGGCGATGGTCTTTCATGGCATGGCCGGTCTGGACGAGATATCCACACTGGGCGAGACGCGCATAAGCGAACTCAAAGACGGCAAAGTCAACACATATACGGTGTCGCCATCAGACTTTGGAATAGAGACCGTAAAGCCGGAAAAACTGGCGGCAGGCACTGGTAGTGTTGTGGACAATGTCCAGGCTCTGCTGAGTGTGCTCGACGGCGAAAAAGGCGCAAGGCGCGATATTGTGCTGCTCAATGCAGCGGCGGCGCTGATGGTCGCAGGCAAGGCTGACGACATACGCGACGGAATGACTCTGGCGGCGCAGTCTATCGACTCGGGCGCAGCTATGGAGTCGCTAAAGAGGTTCAAGTCAATAACGCAGGAGCTTGCAGCAAATTGATACTGGATAAGATTATACAAGAAAAGATTATTGAAGTTGAACAGAGAAAGGCTGTATTGCCTCTGCGTGAACTCAGGTCACGTGTATCTGATGCGCCCATGCCGTTGGATTTTGCAAAGCGGCTCGTCAGAAATAAGAACGGAATTCCGGCTGTGATTGCGGAGGTAAAAAAAGCCTCGCCATCAAAAGGACTGATCCGGCAGGACTTCGATCCAAGAGCAATCGCTGCGTCGTATGAGTCCGGCGGGGCATCGGCAATATCTGTGCTCACTGACGAGAAGTTTTTCCAGGGCTCGCTGGAATATATGAAGTTTGTAAAGCGGACTGTATCGATCCCTGTGCTCAGAAAGGACTTCCTAATAGATGAATATCAGGTCTATGAGGCTCGGACAGCGGGAGCAGACGCTGTGCTGCTGATTGTGGCAGCTCTCGAAAAGGATAAACTGGCCGAGCTGATGAACCGCGCGACCGAACTCGGAATGTATGCTCTGGTGGAGGTCCATGATGAGCATGAGATGGAGATGGCGCTGGACGTGTGTGCGCCGCTTATAGGGATCAATAACAGGAATTTGCAAACATTCGAGGTCAGCTTGGATACCAGTATAAGGCTGATGCAGCAATTTACGTCCGGCCATACAGCCACTCAAAACAAAGCTGAAAAGGTAGCGATGACAGGTGGCAGGCCGAGATTTGTGAGCGAGAGTGGGATATTTTCTCACGATGACCTGACCAGACTAGGCTCGATTGGAGTGGACGCGGTGCTGATAGGTGAAGCCCTTGTGCGTGAAGATGACATCGAGGCAAAACTGCGGGAGTTGATTGGATGACACTGGCCAAAATCTGTGGGATCACTAATATTGAGGACGCCATAGCGGCAGTGGAGTCTGGTGCGGATATGCTGGGTTTTATCTTTGCAGACAGCCCAAGGCATGTAGGCGTGTCCACGGTAGCTGATATCTTGAATACCATCAAACCATCAAACCATCAAACCATCAGAACTGTCGGGGTCTTCACTGAAGAATCCGACGAAGTGATGCAGATTATGGACGAGTGCAGCTTGGACTACGCTCAGCTTCACGGCGATCAAAGTGAAGACTTTGCACGGAAGATCGGTGCGGGTCGGGTGATACGTGTTGCGCGTGTGAGGGATGAATCCAGCATCAACGACCTTGCAAGTCACTCGCACGCCGCCTATTACTTGCTTGATACATACAAGAAAGGGCAACCAGGAGGCACCGGAGAGACATTCGACTGGGAGCTTGCAGTCCGCGCAAAATCACTCGGCAAACCCATCATTCTCTCAGGTGGGCTGGAGCCCGAAAACATAGCAGATGCAATCAAGACAGTTAAGCCGTATGCAGTGGATATATCGAGTGGGGTGGAGATATGCCCCGGCAAGAAGGATCACAATAAGGTAAAGGAGTTAATTGAAAATGTCAGAGCAGCAGACAACGCTTCCTGATGCTCGCGGCCACTTCGGAATGTATGGCGGGCGATACGTCCCTGAAATTCTGATGCCGGCTTTGGACGAGCTTATGGAGACTTACAGTCGGTATAAAGATGATAAAGAATTTAACGAAGAGTTGGACTATTATTTCAAGGAGTATGTGGGCAGACCCACACCACTATACTTCGCCAAAAGGATGACAGAGAAACTCGCTGGCGCAAAGATATATCTCAAGCGCGAAGACCTATGTCACACCGGTGCGCACAAGCTCAATAATGTGATGGGTCAAATTTTGCTTGCAAAGCGGATGGGTAAACCCAGGGTCATCGCTGAGACAGGCGCAGGTCAGCATGGTGTCGCAACAGCTACTGCATGTGCGCTTTTTGGCCTCAAGTGTCACGTCTACATGGGTGTTGAGGACATGGAAAGGCAGGCCTTGAATGTCTTTAGAATGAGGTTATTAGGGGCTGAGGTAATCCCGGTCACCAGCGGCACTCAGACCCTTAAGGACGCTACCAGCGAGGCAATCCGCGACTGGGTCACAAATGTCAACGATACGCATTACATTATAGGCTCGGTGGTCGGGCCGCACCCCTACCCTATGATGGTGCGCGATTTCCAGTCTGTAATAGGCCGAGAGACCCGCAGGCAGCACATCGAAAAAGAAGGCAGGCTCCCTGATTACCTGGTCGCATGTGTCGGCGGGGGCAGCAACGCTATGGGGATGTTTTATCCGTTCGCAAAAGATGAGTCGGTCAAGATGATAGGCGTTGAAGCTGCCGGTGAAGGGATTAATACACCTCGCCACTGCTCGACATTGGGTCTGGGATCGCCGGGCGTGCTGCATGGCTCGATGAGCTATTTATTGCAGGATGAGGACGGCCAGGTCCAGCTCACTCACAGCATCTCGGCAGGGCTGGATTATCCTGGGGTCGGGCCGGAACACAGCTATTTCAAAGACTCGGGGCGGGCGGAATATACAAACGCCACAGACGCCGAGGCTCTGGAAGCATTCCAGTTTCTTTCGGAAACAGAAG encodes the following:
- the trpD gene encoding anthranilate phosphoribosyltransferase produces the protein MIRDAIKKVVEGCNLSQDEAMLAMTEIMDGEATAAQVSSFITAMRIKGETVDEITGFVKIMREKAIKVRPKCDALIDTCGTGGDTLDTFNISTTATFVIVGAGVTVAKHGNRAASSTCGSADVLEALGVNLNLNPDQIATCIDQAGIGFMFAPFMHPSMKHAAGPRKEIGIRTVFNMLGPMTNPANAKWQVIGVFAPDITETMAKVLNALGTERAMVFHGMAGLDEISTLGETRISELKDGKVNTYTVSPSDFGIETVKPEKLAAGTGSVVDNVQALLSVLDGEKGARRDIVLLNAAAALMVAGKADDIRDGMTLAAQSIDSGAAMESLKRFKSITQELAAN
- the trpC gene encoding indole-3-glycerol phosphate synthase TrpC, producing MILDKIIQEKIIEVEQRKAVLPLRELRSRVSDAPMPLDFAKRLVRNKNGIPAVIAEVKKASPSKGLIRQDFDPRAIAASYESGGASAISVLTDEKFFQGSLEYMKFVKRTVSIPVLRKDFLIDEYQVYEARTAGADAVLLIVAALEKDKLAELMNRATELGMYALVEVHDEHEMEMALDVCAPLIGINNRNLQTFEVSLDTSIRLMQQFTSGHTATQNKAEKVAMTGGRPRFVSESGIFSHDDLTRLGSIGVDAVLIGEALVREDDIEAKLRELIG
- a CDS encoding phosphoribosylanthranilate isomerase — its product is MTLAKICGITNIEDAIAAVESGADMLGFIFADSPRHVGVSTVADILNTIKPSNHQTIRTVGVFTEESDEVMQIMDECSLDYAQLHGDQSEDFARKIGAGRVIRVARVRDESSINDLASHSHAAYYLLDTYKKGQPGGTGETFDWELAVRAKSLGKPIILSGGLEPENIADAIKTVKPYAVDISSGVEICPGKKDHNKVKELIENVRAADNAS
- the trpB gene encoding tryptophan synthase subunit beta gives rise to the protein MSEQQTTLPDARGHFGMYGGRYVPEILMPALDELMETYSRYKDDKEFNEELDYYFKEYVGRPTPLYFAKRMTEKLAGAKIYLKREDLCHTGAHKLNNVMGQILLAKRMGKPRVIAETGAGQHGVATATACALFGLKCHVYMGVEDMERQALNVFRMRLLGAEVIPVTSGTQTLKDATSEAIRDWVTNVNDTHYIIGSVVGPHPYPMMVRDFQSVIGRETRRQHIEKEGRLPDYLVACVGGGSNAMGMFYPFAKDESVKMIGVEAAGEGINTPRHCSTLGLGSPGVLHGSMSYLLQDEDGQVQLTHSISAGLDYPGVGPEHSYFKDSGRAEYTNATDAEALEAFQFLSETEGIIPALESSHAIAHVRKLAPSLGKNETVVICLSGRGDKDVHTVAKQLGTEGILE